Part of the Candidatus Methanogranum gryphiswaldense genome, TGGACGACCATCCATTCGAAACACACAAATGCGATCCCTTACGTCAGAATGGATGTTATCGGGTTGGAAGATGTGGGCTTCAAGGACCTGATAATCGATGATCAATTCTTTGAATGATCTGCTATCATCTTTCCCCATTCCACACATTTACCTCTGTAGGACTCCTTGTCTGCCGTATCCGTCGAAGCTATTCTCAATTCCCCTGACCATTTACGACCCATCGTTATACTCAAGGATTTGAACTCGTGTATAACGTTATCGAAATTAGGATTATGCGAGCCCCCGCATATTATACCGGCCATGCGTCCAAATGGTTTGACATTGCTCATGTGCCAGTATGGTTGAAAACGCTCCATGAACTTCTTCGTCATAGAAGATGTTCCACTGAACCTTATCGGTGTTGCCAAAATGAAAAGGTCCGAAGTGGACATCTTTTCCATCAGACGATCCATATCGTCCTTGATGTAGCATTTGCCTGTCTCTCTGCATCTGTTGCATCCTGTACAAAATCCTATGTTGCACTGGGTCAGGTCTACGAATGTGACCGTGGCCCCCGAAGATTTCAATCCTTCGATGACCATTTCGCAGATTTGAGCCGTTATACCCTTGCTGTTACCGCCGCCACTGACGATCAGAACCTTCATATTCACTTATCGTTGAAAGCATCTTTATATCTTTTTAGAAGAATATACTCAAAGGTCGAGAATTATGAATTCGTTCAATAAAGCTAAAAATATGGAGTTTCCAAGAAGCGTAAGAATCGGCCACGACAAGATCCTTGAGTCAGGGGACATCTGCAAGGACCTTCAATTCGGCAAGAACGGAACCATAATCACCGGTGACATAACGTACAAAGCTGCTGGAAAGACGGTGGAAGACCTTATTACCGAGAAGAAATTCAATGTACAGGTAATCATAACAGATAACGCGACGCCTGAGAATGTAGAAACGGCCGTAGCCATCTGTAAAGAGAACAAATCCAAGTTCATAGTCGCCGTTGGCGGAGGAAGCAAAATTGACATTTCCAAAATAGTGGCCAGCAGACTCAACATACCTTTTGTAAGCATACCCACATCCGTCGCACATGACGGCATTGCTTCCGACAGGGCATCACTCAAGATGGATAAAGGTGCCAAATCTATTGCTGCCGTCTCGCCGATGGGCATAATAGCAGATTCGTCCATAATCAATCAGGCACCATATCGCTATCTGGCAGCGGGGTGCGCAGACGTGATATCGAATCTCACTGCGTTGAAGGACTGGGACTTTGCCGTAAAGATGAGAAATGTCGAATTCAGCAGTTCAGGTTATTATATTTCAAAATTTGCGGCTGAGAATCTGATTGATAATGCTCAGCTTATCAAACCCCACTTTGAAGAAAGTGTTTGGATGGTGATGAGGCCCATCATCGCATCTGGTGTATCCATGTGCATAGCAGGAAGTTCGAGACCCACCAGCGGTTCTGAACACATGTTCTCACATGCATTGGACCTCCTTCACCCAAGCAGTGCCCTGCATGGAGAACAATGCGGAATAGGTACAATAATGATGATGAAACTTCATGGAGACAACTGGCATAGGATAAGGGATGCTTTAGCGACCATCGGTGCACCTACGACCGCCAAACAGCTCGGCATTCCTGAACAGCACATCATCGATGCTCTTGTTGCCGCCAAAGATATCAGGAAGGACAGGTTCACCATACTCGGAGACTGGGGACTCACAGAGGAAGCTGCGGAAAATCTGGCACGTTCCACAGGCGTGATCTGAGGTATATATATGGTATTAATCACATTGATTGGAGAACCGACAGCAAAAACAGGCAACAGGTTCGTCTACCTTGGCCCACTGACCGATTGTAAAGAATGCAAATTGAGAAATGTGTGTTTTAATCTTGAACAAGGGGCCATGTATGAGGTTACCCGCATAAGGAACCAGACGCATCAGTGCATGGAAAGAGATGATCTGGTACATGTCGTTGAAGTGGAAAGGGTTCCTATATTAGCTTCGATACCCAAAAAACAGGCCATAGATGGGAGCATGATAACGTACCAGTATCCAAAATGCGGAAACATCGGATGCAAAAATCATGGAAAATGTTATCCCATAGGGGCACAGGACGGAAGGAAATATTCCATCACCGAGGTCCAGAAGGACGCAGATTGTCCCATTGGGGAGAAAATGGTTTTCGTTAAGATGCTCTGAATCTCAGAACTTCTCCCCGGTTATCCTCTCATACATATCCACGTATAGTTTGCTGACGCGGTCTATTACGTCCTGTGGCAACGGAGGTATATCGGGTTCTGGCTTTCCAGCCTCACGGGCCGCCATGAGTTTTGCGTGATATCCGGTCTCACGGTAATACTGACGAACGAATTCCTTGGAAAGTTCCACGATATTTCCCTTTGCATACTCATCCGCATCCCACCAACGATCCTCATCCAAAGTGCCGAATGTATCGAGTACCATCAATTTACGGTTCTCGTCGTATCCAAATTCCTTCTTTCCGTCACAGTGTATGAGTTTGCGCTTTGCAGCCTCTTTCTCAATGATCTTATCGACCTTCAGGACCGTGTCCATAATCTCCTTATATTCTGCATCGGTGAGTCCAGCCATCTTCTTGGCTTCCTCTTCAGTAAGGTCCATATCATGTTCCTCTAGTTTTGTGGTACATTCCATGAATGGCCTTGGAAGTTTATCTCCGCGCTTTACAATATGTCCTTTTGGAAAACCAAGCTGTTCAGCCGTTACTTTTCCTGCTTTCACACGATCAAGAAGCGACCCTGCAACGTAATATCTGCATATGACCTCAAGAGGAATCAGGTAACTGACGGTCTTATTGTTTATCTTACTATAATCTCTGATTATATTGACCCTCTTTACCCTCATCCTGTCGGAAGCTGGCTCTTCGATATAGTGGTTCCTGATACCATTGTCGCTGAGGAGTTTGAACCAATACTTTGCGGTTCTGCAAAGTGTCTCTCCCTTGTGCGGGATCTTCGATGGGATTATCTTATCGAATACCGAGATGTTGTTCGTATATGCGAATTCCAGCGTCTTATCATCAACGAGGTAGACCTCTTTGACCTTTCCGGTCATCACGTGTTGCATAGAAATGCGATTGAATGAGTGATATTAATAATAATTGAAAAAACCTCTTTAGAGGTGACCACAAACCTTGCACGATGGCCTCTTGCATATGTCCGTGACCTCAAAAACATTATTTCCGAGATCTACAGTAAGGATCTTTCCTGCCAAAGGCTCTCCCATCCCTGCAATGATCTTCAAGACCTCCATGGCCTCTATCGATCCGATGAATGCGACCGCAGCAGATATCGTTGGATTGATCTCCCTCTTCCTGTCACTTATGATGCATTCCAGACAAGGGGTCTTTCCAGGAATCACCACCGTTACCTGACCGCACATGCTTGCAACCCCTCCGTGTATCAAGGTCTTGCCACTCTTTACAGCATACCTGTTGAGGACCTTTCTGGATTCCATGTTATCAAGACAGTCCACCAAGATATCACACTCGGAAAGCATTGAGGCATTACTATCTGTCAATAGTTCGGCATGGACCTCTACCTTCACGGATGGATTCACTGACATTATCCAATATCTCATTATGTCGGCTTTTTTACCATTCTGACCTTCGTGATAGACGAACTGTCTGTTGAGATTTGTGATGTCTGGAGAATCACCATCGAATATCACCAATTTGCCGATACCGGCAGAAGATAACGCAGTTATCACATGCGTTCCCAACCCTCCGCATCCTATCACTCCGACGGTTGCGTTCGTTATCCTTTTCATTCCTTCCTCACCGACAAGCGGGAGCTGCCTATCGTAACGGGAACTCACGTCTGCGTCATCTCCAGAAGCATGGATATCGCCTCTTCGGCAGTTGCCTTTCTGATGCTTTCACGATCCCCAAAAAAATGATTTTCAGTGGCCACGGTCCTTATTCCGTCAGTCACCGCAATGAACACCAAACCGACCGGCTTGTCTTCCGAAGCACCGTCTGGACCAGCGATACCTGTGACCGAAACAGCGTAATCCGATTCGAAGAGTTCCCTGGCACCTTTGACCATCTCCACTGCTGTCTCCGGACTGACCGCCCCGCATCTCAACAATGTCTCATGAGAAACACCCAGTACCTTTTCCTTGGAATCATTGCTATATGTGACGGCACTGCCGATGAAGAAACCAGAGGAACCGGGTCTTTCCGTGAGTATGTAACCTATAAGGCCGCCGGTACAGGATTCCGCCACGGAGACCGTGATCTCCTTTTCTAAAAGTGTGTTGTGAAGAATGTCCGCCGAGTGCAATCAATCTCCTCCAGATATCGATCTTATCCTTCCGACCCCGTCGATGTTGTCGATGACCTTTGCCACCGCATCGGGAACCAATGAACGCCAGTCGTCTCCGTCGATCATCCTCTGTCTGACCGTCGTACCTGAGTAGACCTCTCTTGCATACAGTGGAGAATCCCTTAATTCGAACCCTGCTTCGCTGAATAGACGTCTCGTGAACGGATTGTTGCTGTACACACTCTTGAACGGAGGAGCCATGGATACGACGTGAGAGACCCATACAGAGTACCTGTTGAGGTCCTCTATAGGCAATAGACAGTAATTCCTCACCCCGGCCTCCTTAAGGGCCTCATCAATCATCAGGTATCTCTCTCCTGCTGTGAAAGGATTATCTGGTTCGTGCGAATATTGAGCGCTTCCGATACCAATCACGAGGCCCTTGGATTCCGCGGCACATTTGCGAATGACCTCAAGATGTCCATTATGAAACGGCTGGAATCTACCTATCACCAATGAACGATCGTCATAGCTCTTCATGTTCCTGTCAATACATTCGGCTGATATAAAATGTAATACAAGATCTATCTCAGATATCGGATGTGAACGCCTTTACACGCACATTGCTCATATAGTCATCACTGATGTCCTCCCAAGATTCGCCATCTGAACTTATGAAGCTCTGTCCTGGATATGCTACGGTCTCGAATATGAAGAATAGATTATCTTCAGCAAGACGCTCTCTAGTGTCGATCGGCAGGTACACGTCGGAATCATCGTTACTTGTGAGCGATACAACAATGGAGAATTCACTGCCTGGATTCAAATAGACATCATCATCTAGCTCTACAGTATAATATCCGCAGTATGATGTGATCCCCGATTGCGTGGACATCAATGTTCCGCTGGTGGGATCGTTTGGATCCTTCAGATCTGTGTACACGGAAACAGTATAATCCACCTCGGTGTTTTTCAGAACGTAGAACGATGCTGCCTCGAGTATCTCGCTGTCTTCAGAAGTGAATACATTGGCCATCTGACCAGTGCTTCCCAACGATACATCATGAAGTATGGACTTGCCGTTGTCATATTGGTAGTTGTTATCATATTCATCGGAAGGACCTGCTTCAAAGAACATGAATCCCGGTGAAAAAGATGCATTCTGATATGATATCCAAATCATACCGTCATTTTCCTCTGTGGTCCCCCAACTGTTCTTGCAAAGCCATGCACCGTTCTGAGTCACGTTCTCGTTCTGGAAATAGGACGCAGGGAAATCATCATCGTATCCTATCAAAGCAACAGCATGACCGTAAGCATCATCCTCACCGTCACTGTACATCGTATCGATTACCTTTCCATCAACAGTGATGCTGTTAAAATTCTCTGGATCAAGTGAAAAACCTATCAATCCGGCAAGATGTTTCTCAGTCAACATATATTTGATAGAATCCGTATCATTCTCATTTACGATGTAAGCTCCCGTAAGTCTTATCGAGTCTGAGAGGTATTGGAGGTCGCTGTCAAGTTCAGTATCATAACCAAGCTCAGAATACGTATAGCCTGTGGCCTCCTCGGTCAGATTGCCTTTCCATTGTCCATAATCAAATATCGACTCTTGGATGTAGCCTCCCTCGATAAAATTATTACCGTCGTGATATTCTATGACATCTCCCTCAGATGAGACGCCTTTATGGGAGAAATAGATGTAATCGACCTCGGAAAGATCGAGAGTATCATCCGCAAGACCTGCAGATATCGCGGCTGTCTCAAGCGCAGCAGTGGTGGCAAATGCCCAGCAAGTTCCATGATTGCCTTGGTCCT contains:
- the purC gene encoding phosphoribosylaminoimidazolesuccinocarboxamide synthase gives rise to the protein MQHVMTGKVKEVYLVDDKTLEFAYTNNISVFDKIIPSKIPHKGETLCRTAKYWFKLLSDNGIRNHYIEEPASDRMRVKRVNIIRDYSKINNKTVSYLIPLEVICRYYVAGSLLDRVKAGKVTAEQLGFPKGHIVKRGDKLPRPFMECTTKLEEHDMDLTEEEAKKMAGLTDAEYKEIMDTVLKVDKIIEKEAAKRKLIHCDGKKEFGYDENRKLMVLDTFGTLDEDRWWDADEYAKGNIVELSKEFVRQYYRETGYHAKLMAAREAGKPEPDIPPLPQDVIDRVSKLYVDMYERITGEKF
- a CDS encoding nicotinamide-nucleotide adenylyltransferase: MKSYDDRSLVIGRFQPFHNGHLEVIRKCAAESKGLVIGIGSAQYSHEPDNPFTAGERYLMIDEALKEAGVRNYCLLPIEDLNRYSVWVSHVVSMAPPFKSVYSNNPFTRRLFSEAGFELRDSPLYAREVYSGTTVRQRMIDGDDWRSLVPDAVAKVIDNIDGVGRIRSISGGD
- a CDS encoding flavodoxin family protein, with protein sequence MKVLIVSGGGNSKGITAQICEMVIEGLKSSGATVTFVDLTQCNIGFCTGCNRCRETGKCYIKDDMDRLMEKMSTSDLFILATPIRFSGTSSMTKKFMERFQPYWHMSNVKPFGRMAGIICGGSHNPNFDNVIHEFKSLSITMGRKWSGELRIASTDTADKESYRGKCVEWGKMIADHSKN
- a CDS encoding NAD(P)-dependent glycerol-1-phosphate dehydrogenase encodes the protein MMNSFNKAKNMEFPRSVRIGHDKILESGDICKDLQFGKNGTIITGDITYKAAGKTVEDLITEKKFNVQVIITDNATPENVETAVAICKENKSKFIVAVGGGSKIDISKIVASRLNIPFVSIPTSVAHDGIASDRASLKMDKGAKSIAAVSPMGIIADSSIINQAPYRYLAAGCADVISNLTALKDWDFAVKMRNVEFSSSGYYISKFAAENLIDNAQLIKPHFEESVWMVMRPIIASGVSMCIAGSSRPTSGSEHMFSHALDLLHPSSALHGEQCGIGTIMMMKLHGDNWHRIRDALATIGAPTTAKQLGIPEQHIIDALVAAKDIRKDRFTILGDWGLTEEAAENLARSTGVI
- a CDS encoding UPF0179 family protein, which codes for MVLITLIGEPTAKTGNRFVYLGPLTDCKECKLRNVCFNLEQGAMYEVTRIRNQTHQCMERDDLVHVVEVERVPILASIPKKQAIDGSMITYQYPKCGNIGCKNHGKCYPIGAQDGRKYSITEVQKDADCPIGEKMVFVKML
- a CDS encoding HesA/MoeB/ThiF family protein, which codes for MSSRYDRQLPLVGEEGMKRITNATVGVIGCGGLGTHVITALSSAGIGKLVIFDGDSPDITNLNRQFVYHEGQNGKKADIMRYWIMSVNPSVKVEVHAELLTDSNASMLSECDILVDCLDNMESRKVLNRYAVKSGKTLIHGGVASMCGQVTVVIPGKTPCLECIISDRKREINPTISAAVAFIGSIEAMEVLKIIAGMGEPLAGKILTVDLGNNVFEVTDICKRPSCKVCGHL
- a CDS encoding CinA family protein encodes the protein MHSADILHNTLLEKEITVSVAESCTGGLIGYILTERPGSSGFFIGSAVTYSNDSKEKVLGVSHETLLRCGAVSPETAVEMVKGARELFESDYAVSVTGIAGPDGASEDKPVGLVFIAVTDGIRTVATENHFFGDRESIRKATAEEAISMLLEMTQT